The following proteins are encoded in a genomic region of Rhinolophus ferrumequinum isolate MPI-CBG mRhiFer1 chromosome 17, mRhiFer1_v1.p, whole genome shotgun sequence:
- the JAGN1 gene encoding protein jagunal homolog 1 — translation MASRAGPRAAGTDGSDFQHRERVAKHYQMSVTLKYEIKKLIYVHLVLWLLLVAKMSVGHLRLLSHDQVAMPYQWEYPYLLSILPSLLGLLSFPRNNISYLVLSMISTGLFSIAPLIYGSMEMFPAAQQLYRHGKAYRFLFGFSAVSVMYLVLVLAVQVHAWQLYYSKKLLDSWFTSTQEKKRK, via the exons ATGGCGTCTCGGGCAGGCCCGCGAGCTGCCGGCACTGACGGCAGCGACTTTCAGCACCGGGAGCGCGTCGCCAAGCACTACCAGATGAG TGTGACCCTCAAGTATGAAATCAAGAAGCTGATCTACGTGCATCTGGTCTTATGGCTGTTGCTGGTTGCCAAGATGAGCGTGGGACACCTGAGGCTCTTGTCACATGATCAAGTGGCCATGCCCTATCAGTGGGAGTACCCGTATTTGCTGAGCATCCTGCCCTCGCTCTTgggcctcctctccttcccccgcAACAACATCAGCTACCTGGTGCTCTCCATGATCAGCACGGGGCTCTTTTCCATCGCCCCCCTCATTTATGGCAGCATGGAGATGTTCCCTGCTGCCCAGCAGCTCTACCGCCATGGCAAGGCCTACCGCTTCCTCTTCGGTTTTTCTGCTGTCTCCGTCATGTACCTGGTGTTGGTGCTGGCCGTCCAAGTACACGCCTGGCAGTTATACTACAGCAAGAAGCTCCTAGACTCTTGGTTCACCAGCACACAAGAGAAGAAGCGTAAATGA